A region from the Cryptosporangium arvum DSM 44712 genome encodes:
- a CDS encoding ABC transporter ATP-binding protein produces the protein MTATTRAALEFTGVSKVFDTGTTALSGVDLSVAPGEFVAVVGPSGCGKSTLLRLASGLDTVTDGTLDVAAATTSFVFQDPTLLPWRSALGNVALVGQLRGVGRRERTERAAEALALVGLTDFAKSFPRQLSGGMRMRVSLARALVADPQLALFDEPFGALDEITRLGMQTELQRLFQLRGFAGLFITHSVSEAVYLSTRVVVMTGRPGRIAADVPVPFPHPRSPELRYTPEFAALTGEVSHALEGHHS, from the coding sequence ATGACCGCCACCACGAGAGCCGCGCTCGAGTTCACCGGCGTCAGCAAGGTGTTCGACACCGGGACGACCGCGCTGAGCGGCGTCGACCTGAGCGTCGCGCCCGGCGAGTTCGTCGCGGTCGTCGGACCGTCGGGCTGCGGGAAGAGCACCCTGCTGCGGCTGGCCTCCGGATTGGACACCGTCACCGACGGCACGCTCGACGTCGCCGCGGCCACCACGAGCTTCGTGTTCCAGGACCCCACGTTGCTGCCGTGGCGGTCGGCCCTGGGCAACGTCGCGCTGGTCGGGCAGCTCCGCGGCGTCGGCCGGAGAGAACGGACGGAGCGCGCGGCGGAAGCCCTCGCGCTCGTCGGTCTCACCGACTTCGCGAAGAGCTTTCCCCGGCAGTTGTCCGGGGGGATGCGGATGCGGGTCTCGCTGGCCCGCGCGCTGGTCGCGGACCCGCAGCTCGCGTTGTTCGACGAGCCGTTCGGCGCGCTCGACGAGATCACCCGCCTCGGCATGCAGACCGAGCTGCAGCGCCTGTTCCAGCTGCGCGGCTTCGCGGGGCTGTTCATCACGCACTCGGTGAGCGAAGCGGTCTACCTCTCCACCCGGGTGGTGGTGATGACGGGACGACCGGGCCGGATCGCGGCCGACGTCCCGGTGCCGTTCCCGCATCCCCGCTCGCCGGAGCTGCGCTACACCCCGGAGTTCGCGGCGCTCACCGGCGAGGTCTCGCACGCACTGGAGGGCCACCACTCATGA
- a CDS encoding tetratricopeptide repeat protein: MTISDAGELRRLRAAAPAAEEEISNDPAGWPWWAGSLPQVLDVATRVLRSGSATEDDHRAAVWLLLQASGYLVEVERPDESVEAAGTAVRADEARFGPTHPDTLRSKETLAGALSETDRLDEARELIESVLADRVTVLGPDHRETLRAADTAALAALDLGEIDEAITRFEGVLEARRRVLGDEHRDCLVTRHNLAYAYVEDGRPEDAIPIYTQVYDASVSLLGPAHPETLFTLKALGDAHVDADQPAEAAERFAVAYRVRRRVFGEDHPETLVTRHGLADACFGTERANEAVAHLEDVVARWRARGDREDVRLLNAVHDLGCLYYLTDRDTAAAELFEEFLPEFRTALGEDSARTLYASAGVASHYVDTGRDDEALVLYERTLAACDRHYGSGHQRSLQLRYELATLHADAGRDDEAIVEFERVLEGERTLHGPHHEDTEQTRADLVRAYQRAGRSTDQVRLLERTLSERTDPDDPGTLQIAHQLADALEDDDRPEDAIRHYEPTLAARRRVLGDDDAATLVTAANLAYTYRRVRRHDDAIALYREVLATAGAVHGADHPETLTDRHLLAGAYLDAERYEEAIAEFRRVLDGRTDRLGADHRATLLSAEGLAYALRESGRVEEAVAAFERVVDGYRRVVGTDEPETLYAVRGLARAHRRAGRAHRAITTFEELVARQRTVFGERHEETLDTLHELADSCLRADRPDDSVFWYEWAVRGYRDTLGDDDPVTHDVWCGLADAFLAADRPDDAVGVYTRVLTARRLLWGEEHKETLVTAHNLAHAHQSAGRLPEAITLYEGVLDDRRRVQGEEHEGTLITAHNLATAYLATGRAERAAELHEHVRTTAARVLGPDHPLALEAGLFLDEARGEG, encoded by the coding sequence GTGACGATTTCCGATGCCGGCGAACTCCGCCGACTCCGAGCCGCGGCCCCGGCCGCCGAAGAAGAGATCAGCAACGACCCGGCCGGCTGGCCGTGGTGGGCCGGGTCGCTGCCCCAGGTGCTCGACGTGGCCACCCGCGTCCTGAGATCCGGGTCCGCCACCGAGGACGACCACCGCGCCGCGGTCTGGCTGCTGCTCCAGGCGTCCGGCTATCTGGTCGAGGTCGAACGCCCGGACGAGTCGGTGGAGGCGGCCGGGACGGCGGTGCGGGCGGACGAGGCGCGGTTCGGCCCCACCCATCCCGACACGCTCCGCAGCAAGGAAACACTCGCGGGTGCGCTGTCCGAGACCGACCGGCTCGATGAGGCGCGGGAGCTCATCGAGTCGGTCCTCGCGGACCGCGTCACCGTGCTCGGCCCCGACCACCGGGAGACGCTGCGTGCCGCGGACACCGCCGCCCTCGCGGCCCTCGACCTCGGGGAGATCGACGAGGCGATCACCCGCTTCGAGGGGGTCCTCGAGGCCCGGCGGCGCGTGCTCGGCGACGAGCACCGCGACTGCCTGGTGACCCGGCACAACCTCGCCTACGCGTACGTGGAGGACGGCCGGCCCGAGGACGCGATCCCGATCTACACCCAGGTGTACGACGCCTCGGTGTCGCTGCTCGGCCCCGCGCACCCGGAGACGCTCTTCACGTTGAAGGCCCTCGGCGACGCCCACGTCGACGCCGACCAGCCGGCCGAGGCGGCCGAACGCTTCGCGGTGGCCTACCGGGTGCGACGACGGGTCTTCGGCGAGGACCACCCGGAGACCCTGGTCACCCGGCACGGGCTGGCCGACGCCTGCTTCGGTACCGAGCGCGCGAACGAGGCGGTGGCGCACCTGGAGGACGTCGTCGCCCGCTGGCGCGCACGCGGGGACCGGGAGGACGTCCGCCTGCTCAACGCGGTGCACGACCTGGGCTGCCTCTACTACCTCACCGACCGGGACACCGCGGCGGCCGAGTTGTTCGAGGAGTTCCTGCCCGAGTTCCGGACGGCGCTCGGCGAGGACTCGGCCCGCACGCTCTACGCCTCGGCCGGCGTCGCGAGCCACTACGTCGACACCGGTCGGGACGACGAGGCCCTGGTCCTCTACGAGCGCACGCTCGCCGCCTGCGACCGGCACTACGGTTCCGGCCACCAGCGGTCGCTCCAGCTGCGGTACGAGCTAGCCACCCTCCACGCCGACGCCGGCCGTGACGACGAGGCGATCGTGGAGTTCGAGCGGGTCCTGGAGGGCGAGCGGACGCTCCACGGCCCGCACCACGAGGACACCGAGCAGACCCGCGCGGACCTCGTCCGGGCCTACCAGCGGGCCGGGCGCTCCACCGACCAGGTGCGGCTGCTGGAGCGGACGCTCAGCGAGCGCACCGACCCCGACGACCCCGGGACGCTGCAGATCGCCCATCAGCTGGCCGACGCGCTGGAGGACGACGACCGCCCCGAGGACGCGATCCGCCACTACGAGCCGACGCTGGCCGCGCGCCGGCGCGTACTGGGCGACGACGACGCGGCGACGCTCGTCACCGCGGCCAACCTCGCTTACACCTACCGGAGGGTGCGGCGGCACGACGACGCGATCGCGCTCTACCGGGAGGTGCTCGCGACGGCAGGCGCGGTGCACGGCGCCGACCACCCGGAGACGCTCACCGACCGGCACCTGCTGGCCGGCGCCTACCTCGACGCCGAGCGGTACGAGGAGGCGATCGCGGAGTTCCGGCGGGTGCTGGACGGCCGCACGGACCGGCTCGGCGCCGACCACCGCGCGACGCTGCTGAGCGCGGAAGGACTGGCCTACGCGTTACGTGAGTCCGGCCGGGTCGAGGAGGCGGTGGCCGCGTTCGAGCGCGTGGTCGACGGCTACCGCCGGGTCGTGGGCACCGACGAGCCGGAGACGCTGTACGCGGTACGCGGGCTGGCCCGCGCCCACCGGAGGGCCGGCCGGGCGCACCGGGCGATCACGACGTTCGAGGAGCTGGTCGCCCGGCAGCGGACGGTGTTCGGCGAGCGGCACGAGGAGACGCTCGACACGCTGCACGAGCTGGCCGACTCCTGCCTGCGCGCGGACCGGCCCGACGACAGCGTGTTCTGGTACGAGTGGGCCGTCCGGGGGTACCGGGACACGCTCGGCGACGACGACCCGGTCACGCACGACGTCTGGTGCGGCCTCGCGGACGCGTTCCTCGCCGCCGACCGGCCGGACGACGCGGTCGGCGTCTACACCCGGGTGCTCACCGCGCGGCGGTTGCTCTGGGGCGAGGAGCACAAGGAGACGCTCGTCACCGCGCACAACCTGGCCCACGCCCACCAGAGCGCGGGCCGGCTCCCGGAGGCGATCACGCTGTACGAGGGTGTGCTCGACGACCGGCGCCGCGTGCAGGGCGAGGAGCACGAGGGCACGTTGATCACCGCGCACAACCTGGCCACCGCCTATCTGGCGACCGGCAGGGCCGAGCGCGCGGCCGAGCTGCACGAGCACGTCCGCACGACGGCGGCCCGCGTGCTCGGCCCCGACCACCCGCTCGCGCTGGAAGCGGGCCTCTTCCTCGACGAGGCCCGGGGCGAGGGCTAG
- a CDS encoding glycoside hydrolase family protein, whose amino-acid sequence MSRRALLILAVCLGVVVAAVGGWAAKGSGGPAAPVAAVIDPTPSPSALVSTAGSTAGPTAGPTAGSTAGPRVSVGPAQAGAGASPSAARPRAVSGKRGAALNNFGAVKTALGDSGAGWYYTWGTDPVPAPAGVSFTPMIWGEDSVDERTLSTVKQRGDTLLGFNEPDFASQSNLSPARALELWPSLQDTGMRLGSPAPAFGAATDGSWFDQFMTGARAKGYRVDFIALHWYGGDFTTANAVRQLRSYLQAVHDRWNKPIWLTEYALIDFSSGTPRHPSPEQQAAFVTASTAMMDGLPFVERYSWFIFSPGNSGTSLYASDGSPTTIGRAYRR is encoded by the coding sequence GTGTCCCGCCGTGCGCTCCTGATCCTGGCCGTCTGTCTGGGCGTGGTCGTCGCGGCCGTCGGGGGATGGGCCGCGAAAGGCTCGGGCGGTCCGGCCGCGCCGGTCGCCGCGGTGATCGATCCGACGCCCTCCCCGTCGGCGCTCGTCTCGACGGCGGGTTCGACGGCCGGGCCGACGGCGGGGCCGACGGCCGGGTCGACGGCGGGTCCGCGGGTTTCGGTGGGGCCCGCGCAGGCCGGTGCCGGGGCCAGTCCGTCGGCGGCGCGGCCGCGTGCGGTCTCCGGCAAGCGGGGCGCGGCGCTCAACAACTTCGGGGCGGTGAAGACGGCGCTGGGCGACTCCGGCGCCGGCTGGTACTACACCTGGGGCACCGATCCGGTCCCCGCACCCGCGGGCGTGTCGTTCACGCCGATGATCTGGGGCGAGGACTCGGTCGACGAGCGGACGCTGTCCACGGTGAAACAGCGCGGCGACACGCTGCTCGGTTTCAACGAACCCGACTTCGCGAGCCAGTCGAACCTCTCGCCGGCCCGCGCCCTCGAACTGTGGCCGTCGCTGCAGGACACCGGGATGCGCTTGGGCAGCCCGGCGCCGGCGTTCGGCGCGGCCACCGACGGGAGCTGGTTCGACCAGTTCATGACGGGCGCGCGGGCCAAGGGCTACCGGGTCGACTTCATCGCACTGCACTGGTACGGCGGGGACTTCACGACCGCGAACGCGGTGCGCCAGTTGCGGAGCTACCTGCAGGCCGTGCACGACCGCTGGAACAAGCCGATCTGGCTCACCGAGTACGCGCTCATCGACTTCAGCTCCGGGACACCGCGCCACCCTTCACCGGAGCAGCAGGCCGCTTTCGTGACCGCGTCGACGGCCATGATGGACGGTCTGCCGTTCGTCGAGCGGTACTCGTGGTTCATCTTCTCGCCGGGGAACAGCGGCACGTCGCTCTACGCCTCGGACGGCTCACCGACGACCATCGGCCGGGCGTACCGGCGCTGA
- a CDS encoding type 1 glutamine amidotransferase domain-containing protein translates to MSTILFVVTGARHWTLKDGTQHPTGYWAEELLAPYDAFTRAGHTVVFASPGGVTPVPDRGSLAPDANDGRTDVEDRLNAIPELKDPLDLAEVDVADYAAVFYPGGHGPMEDLAVDADSGRLLAATLDSGKPLAVVCHGPAALLAARRPDGTSPFAGYRLTGFTNAEETQAGLAEKAPWLLQDRLTALGVTFDEGPAWQPHVVADRNLYTGQNPASSAPLAAEVLTHLS, encoded by the coding sequence ATGTCAACAATTTTGTTCGTAGTGACCGGCGCCCGGCACTGGACGCTGAAGGACGGCACCCAGCACCCGACCGGCTACTGGGCCGAGGAACTGCTCGCCCCGTACGACGCGTTCACGCGGGCCGGGCACACCGTGGTGTTCGCGTCGCCGGGCGGCGTGACCCCGGTGCCCGACCGCGGCAGCCTCGCCCCCGACGCGAACGACGGCCGCACCGACGTCGAGGACCGCCTGAACGCGATTCCCGAGCTCAAGGATCCGCTCGACCTGGCGGAGGTCGACGTCGCCGACTACGCCGCGGTGTTCTACCCGGGCGGCCACGGCCCGATGGAGGACCTGGCCGTCGACGCCGACTCCGGCCGCCTGCTCGCCGCGACGCTCGACTCCGGCAAGCCGCTGGCGGTCGTCTGCCACGGCCCGGCCGCGCTGCTGGCCGCGCGCCGCCCGGACGGGACGTCGCCGTTCGCCGGGTACCGCCTCACCGGGTTCACCAACGCCGAGGAGACCCAGGCCGGGCTGGCCGAGAAGGCTCCGTGGCTGTTGCAGGACCGGCTGACCGCGCTCGGCGTCACGTTCGACGAGGGACCGGCCTGGCAGCCCCACGTCGTGGCCGACCGGAACCTCTACACCGGCCAGAACCCGGCGTCGTCGGCGCCCCTCGCGGCCGAGGTGCTCACGCACCTGTCCTGA
- a CDS encoding ABC transporter substrate-binding protein encodes MNKIARRRLAATLLLALAPALVTACSSDDDTAVSGANTATAAPKGSAQDLSDVCPATVVVQADWEPEAEHSAAYALIGAGYTVDAGKKRVKGPLVSGGMDTGVDVEVRAGGAAIGFQSVTSQMYVDQDILLGLVTTDQAISASGKQPVTAVVAPLNKSPQMLMWDPKTYPDVKTVADLGKKKASIVVSEGTLYAELLVKNGLITKSQLDTSYDGAPARFVGDPKIAQQGFATAEPYIYEKEVRAWGKPVAYQLLADVGYSVYPEPLSVRTGDLEKNAPCLKKLVPILQRAQIDYLERPDTTNALIVDVVEKYDDGWTYSEGVAKYAAKTMADLKIVADDTSGPLGGMDPARVQQTIDTFAPLLQASGGTPKAGLKAADIIDTRFLDKSVTLP; translated from the coding sequence GTGAACAAAATCGCCCGTCGGCGGCTCGCCGCCACCCTGCTGCTCGCCCTCGCGCCGGCGCTCGTCACCGCGTGTTCGTCCGACGACGACACCGCGGTCAGCGGCGCGAACACCGCGACGGCCGCCCCGAAGGGCTCCGCGCAGGACCTCTCGGACGTCTGCCCGGCGACCGTCGTGGTCCAGGCCGACTGGGAGCCGGAAGCCGAACACAGCGCCGCGTACGCGCTGATCGGCGCCGGCTACACGGTCGACGCGGGGAAGAAGCGCGTCAAGGGACCGCTGGTCAGCGGCGGTATGGACACCGGCGTCGACGTCGAGGTGCGTGCCGGTGGCGCCGCGATCGGTTTCCAGTCGGTCACCTCGCAGATGTACGTCGACCAGGACATCCTGCTCGGCCTGGTCACCACCGACCAGGCGATCTCGGCGTCCGGGAAGCAGCCGGTGACCGCGGTCGTCGCGCCGCTGAACAAGAGCCCGCAGATGCTGATGTGGGACCCGAAGACCTACCCGGACGTGAAGACGGTCGCCGACCTCGGGAAGAAGAAGGCGTCGATCGTCGTGTCCGAGGGCACGCTCTACGCCGAGCTGCTGGTGAAGAACGGGCTGATCACGAAGTCCCAGCTGGACACGTCCTACGACGGCGCGCCCGCCCGCTTCGTCGGCGACCCGAAGATCGCCCAGCAGGGCTTCGCCACCGCGGAGCCGTACATCTACGAGAAGGAGGTGCGGGCCTGGGGCAAGCCGGTGGCCTACCAGCTGCTCGCCGACGTCGGGTACTCCGTCTACCCGGAGCCGCTCTCGGTGCGCACCGGTGACCTGGAGAAGAACGCGCCCTGTCTGAAGAAGCTGGTGCCGATCCTGCAGCGCGCCCAGATCGACTACCTGGAACGGCCCGACACCACGAACGCCCTGATCGTCGACGTCGTCGAGAAGTACGACGACGGCTGGACGTACTCCGAGGGCGTCGCGAAGTACGCGGCGAAGACGATGGCCGACCTGAAGATCGTCGCCGACGACACGTCCGGTCCGCTCGGCGGCATGGACCCGGCCCGGGTGCAGCAGACGATCGACACGTTCGCCCCGCTGCTGCAGGCCAGCGGCGGCACCCCGAAGGCCGGCCTGAAAGCCGCCGACATCATCGACACGCGGTTCCTCGACAAGTCGGTGACGCTCCCGTGA
- a CDS encoding amidohydrolase family protein — protein sequence MLGPSALRPGDRVAHLRGVQLLDGRTTDLTISGGTVVGTGTPPGADVDAEGWLAVTALGEPHAHLDKALTVDRGATRLNGLVEAVEQWHRMLPGIDGADISDRAGRALRQYTAAGVTAIRTHVDVPPDGDALRGLRALLELRDALADHLTIQVVPLISPATPLPVVEAAAKEGADLLGGVPHLAEDPAAETARLLDVAERAGLPLDLHTDETLDLTPGLDLADLADQVIARGFQHRVTASHCVRLSMLPPERLASTLDRVARAGIAVVVLPQTNLYLQGRDHGHSVPRGIAPVRPMLDAGITVAAGGDNLRDPFNAVGRGDPLETASLLVSAAHLHPHEALEAVTGGVRAALHLPAAGPADGAVADLLLVPVQSLTSLVAGPGDARVVLRAGTVLARTRTESATALPATAPAATGVPAHPRGPEGR from the coding sequence GTGCTCGGTCCGTCCGCACTCCGGCCCGGAGACCGCGTCGCCCACCTCCGAGGCGTCCAACTCCTCGACGGCCGGACCACCGACCTGACGATCAGCGGTGGGACCGTCGTCGGCACCGGGACCCCGCCGGGCGCCGACGTCGACGCGGAGGGCTGGCTCGCCGTGACCGCGCTCGGGGAGCCGCACGCGCACCTCGACAAGGCGCTCACCGTCGACCGGGGCGCCACCCGGCTCAACGGCCTGGTCGAGGCGGTCGAGCAGTGGCACCGGATGCTGCCGGGGATCGACGGCGCCGACATCAGCGACCGCGCCGGACGCGCGCTCCGGCAGTACACCGCCGCCGGTGTCACCGCGATCCGCACCCACGTGGACGTCCCACCCGACGGCGACGCGCTGCGCGGCCTGCGCGCGCTGCTCGAGCTCCGGGACGCGCTCGCGGACCACCTGACGATCCAGGTCGTACCCCTGATCTCCCCGGCGACCCCGTTACCGGTCGTCGAGGCCGCCGCGAAGGAGGGCGCCGACCTGCTCGGCGGCGTGCCCCACCTCGCCGAAGACCCGGCGGCGGAGACCGCACGCCTGCTCGACGTCGCCGAACGCGCCGGGCTCCCACTCGACCTGCACACCGATGAGACGCTCGACCTGACCCCCGGCCTCGATCTGGCCGACCTGGCCGACCAGGTGATCGCCCGCGGGTTCCAGCACCGGGTCACGGCCAGCCACTGCGTCCGCCTCTCGATGCTCCCGCCCGAGCGCCTCGCGAGCACGCTCGACCGGGTCGCGCGAGCCGGCATCGCGGTCGTCGTGCTCCCGCAGACCAACCTCTACCTGCAGGGACGCGACCACGGGCACTCGGTGCCGCGGGGAATCGCCCCGGTGCGGCCGATGCTCGACGCCGGGATCACGGTCGCGGCCGGTGGCGACAACCTGCGCGACCCGTTCAACGCCGTCGGCAGGGGCGATCCGCTGGAGACGGCATCCCTGCTGGTCAGCGCGGCCCACCTGCATCCGCACGAGGCGCTGGAGGCGGTGACCGGCGGCGTCCGCGCGGCGCTGCACCTGCCCGCCGCCGGGCCGGCCGACGGCGCGGTCGCCGACCTGCTCCTCGTCCCCGTGCAGTCGCTCACCAGCCTGGTGGCCGGCCCCGGCGACGCGCGGGTGGTGCTGCGCGCCGGCACCGTCCTGGCCCGCACCCGGACCGAGAGCGCCACCGCACTGCCCGCCACCGCACCGGCCGCCACCGGCGTTCCCGCTCACCCGAGAGGTCCGGAGGGCCGATGA
- a CDS encoding NAD(P)/FAD-dependent oxidoreductase has translation MTDQRIVVVGASLAGGTAALALREHGFDGSVTLVGAEHAAPYERPPLSKKLMQGGSDEPDWVLDGGNAAAWADREVTFRPGTTVTDVDAGGRTVTLDGGERLPYDTLVLATGAEPRRPPIEGADRAHVLRTLEDALAIRSAAADGAKVAIVGGSWIGCEVAASLRQQGCDVEILEKGPGLLSVLGSAAVSERLLGLHRSKGVAVTLRADVTGITDRGVALADRFVDADVVVLATGVSPRLALARSAGLTEAAGGVAVSATLRTSDPNVVAIGDIAAVDHPVHGTHVRVEHWDVAQQHGRYLGAALTGAAPEPYTRVPYFFSDQYELGFEYRGWVDPAGPEAEVVLRGDDPEGSWYAFWLVGGAVHGVLNVNAWDDGDPLWRLATERPVVAPDRLRDERVPLTEL, from the coding sequence ATGACGGATCAGCGGATAGTCGTCGTCGGTGCGAGCCTGGCGGGTGGCACCGCCGCCCTCGCGCTGCGGGAGCACGGTTTCGACGGGTCGGTCACGCTCGTCGGCGCGGAGCACGCGGCGCCGTACGAACGGCCACCGCTGTCGAAGAAGCTGATGCAGGGCGGCAGCGACGAACCCGACTGGGTGCTCGACGGCGGGAACGCGGCCGCCTGGGCCGACCGGGAGGTCACGTTCCGCCCGGGCACGACGGTCACCGACGTGGACGCGGGCGGGCGCACGGTCACGCTCGACGGCGGCGAGCGGCTCCCGTACGACACGCTGGTGCTGGCCACCGGCGCGGAGCCCCGGCGGCCGCCGATCGAGGGCGCCGACCGGGCCCACGTGCTGCGCACGCTCGAGGACGCGCTGGCGATCCGCTCGGCCGCCGCGGACGGGGCGAAGGTCGCGATCGTCGGTGGCAGCTGGATCGGCTGCGAGGTCGCCGCGTCGCTGCGTCAGCAGGGGTGTGACGTCGAGATCCTGGAGAAGGGACCGGGTCTGCTCTCGGTGCTCGGCTCGGCGGCGGTGAGCGAGCGGCTGCTCGGCCTGCACCGGTCGAAGGGCGTCGCGGTGACGCTCCGGGCCGACGTCACCGGGATCACCGACCGGGGCGTGGCGCTCGCCGACCGGTTCGTCGACGCGGACGTGGTCGTGCTGGCCACCGGCGTGTCCCCACGGCTCGCGCTCGCCCGTTCCGCCGGGCTGACCGAGGCCGCGGGTGGGGTGGCGGTCAGCGCCACGCTGCGCACGTCGGACCCGAACGTCGTCGCGATCGGCGACATCGCGGCCGTCGACCACCCCGTCCACGGCACGCACGTACGCGTCGAACACTGGGACGTCGCGCAGCAGCACGGCCGGTACCTGGGCGCGGCGCTGACCGGCGCCGCGCCCGAGCCCTACACCCGCGTGCCGTACTTCTTCTCCGACCAGTACGAGCTGGGGTTCGAGTACCGGGGCTGGGTCGACCCCGCCGGTCCCGAGGCCGAGGTGGTTCTGCGCGGCGACGACCCGGAGGGCTCCTGGTACGCGTTCTGGCTGGTCGGCGGGGCCGTGCATGGGGTGCTGAACGTGAACGCCTGGGACGACGGCGATCCGCTGTGGAGGCTCGCCACGGAGCGGCCGGTGGTGGCTCCCGACCGGCTCCGCGACGAACGTGTCCCGTTGACCGAGCTCTAG
- a CDS encoding ABC transporter permease, with protein MTAATLEKTAPTLAPRKKRRITRNVLPVLGALLAGLGIWYGVTYLVLSEQRRFLLPPPDEVLAVAVLDPDHLQPKLEALALTTRVALTGLGIAVVLGILTAILMSQADFIERAVYPYAVVIQTVPILAIVPLIGLWFQFGFTSRVIVCVIISLFPMISNTLFGIHSADRDAHDLFTLNRAGRWQRLVLLQLPAAVPSIFTGLRTSAGLAVIGAVVGDMFFRQGEPGIGGLLDTYRSRLQSEDLIASIFLASFLGVAIFAVFTALDRAVIGRWYGTSRA; from the coding sequence ATGACTGCGGCCACCCTGGAGAAGACGGCGCCGACCCTCGCGCCGCGGAAGAAACGGCGGATCACGCGCAACGTCCTGCCGGTGCTGGGCGCGCTCCTGGCCGGGCTGGGGATCTGGTACGGGGTCACCTACCTGGTGCTCTCGGAGCAACGCCGGTTCCTGCTGCCACCGCCCGACGAGGTGCTCGCGGTCGCCGTGCTCGACCCCGACCACCTGCAGCCGAAGCTCGAAGCACTGGCGCTGACCACGCGCGTCGCACTCACCGGCCTCGGCATCGCGGTGGTGCTCGGCATCCTCACCGCGATCCTGATGAGCCAGGCCGACTTCATCGAGCGCGCGGTCTATCCGTACGCGGTGGTGATCCAGACCGTGCCGATCCTGGCGATCGTGCCGCTGATCGGGTTGTGGTTCCAGTTCGGGTTCACCAGCCGGGTCATCGTCTGCGTGATCATCTCGCTGTTCCCGATGATCTCGAACACGCTGTTCGGCATCCATTCGGCCGACCGCGATGCCCACGACCTGTTCACGCTCAACCGGGCCGGCCGCTGGCAGCGCCTCGTGCTGTTGCAGTTGCCGGCCGCGGTGCCGTCGATCTTCACCGGGCTGCGGACGTCGGCCGGGTTGGCGGTGATCGGCGCGGTCGTCGGCGACATGTTCTTCCGCCAGGGCGAACCGGGCATCGGCGGGCTGCTCGACACCTACCGGTCGCGGCTGCAGTCGGAAGACCTGATCGCCTCGATCTTCCTGGCCTCGTTCCTCGGCGTGGCCATCTTCGCCGTGTTCACCGCGCTCGACCGCGCGGTGATCGGCCGCTGGTACGGCACGTCCCGAGCCTGA
- a CDS encoding helix-turn-helix domain-containing protein — MRRQAGPEARALGEVIRQRRRSLGMTLVQVAAVTGLSHPFLSQLERGRTRGSMRTLFLVAEALRTSQQALLAAAQPAPDGVETVVLEVDDARSIPVDSGSARLLAEAPGQFAVTEFRLRPQEFSEFYVHEHAELVYVASGRVEAQVRPGPEQHVLRPRDVLRIPGSVPHRWRAFGTSEAVVLVTHTFTS, encoded by the coding sequence TTGCGGCGACAGGCCGGGCCGGAAGCGCGGGCCCTGGGGGAGGTCATCCGGCAGCGGCGGCGGTCACTCGGGATGACGTTGGTGCAGGTCGCTGCGGTCACCGGGTTGTCGCACCCGTTCCTGAGCCAGCTCGAGCGCGGGCGGACACGGGGCAGCATGCGGACGCTGTTCCTGGTCGCGGAAGCCTTGCGCACCTCGCAGCAGGCGTTGCTCGCCGCCGCACAGCCGGCACCGGACGGGGTCGAGACGGTGGTGCTCGAGGTGGACGACGCGAGGTCGATCCCGGTCGACTCCGGTTCGGCGCGGTTGCTCGCGGAGGCACCCGGGCAGTTCGCGGTCACCGAGTTCCGGCTGCGGCCGCAGGAGTTCAGCGAGTTCTACGTGCACGAGCACGCGGAGCTGGTCTACGTGGCCTCGGGGAGGGTCGAGGCCCAGGTGCGGCCCGGGCCCGAGCAGCACGTGCTGCGTCCGCGTGACGTGCTGCGGATTCCCGGATCGGTACCGCACCGGTGGCGGGCGTTCGGGACGAGCGAGGCGGTGGTGCTGGTGACGCACACGTTCACGTCATAA